Proteins encoded together in one Halothermothrix orenii H 168 window:
- a CDS encoding redox-sensing transcriptional repressor Rex has protein sequence MKKLAQSKGRVKSQGIPVGVINRLPHYYRYLSSLMARDVERISSRELASKLGVTASQIRQDLSYFGCFGQPGYGYRVQELQAEIGKILGVNENMHMVLVGAGNLGMALMKYPNFRRRGFYIRAIFDSDINKIGQEVEGIEIKPVSELEKYLSRFNVDIGIIATPAGAAPEIASIFMNGGVKGIWNFAPVSLNPEEGVVIENVHISESLMTLSYKVKEKDK, from the coding sequence GTGAAAAAGTTGGCACAAAGTAAAGGGAGGGTTAAATCACAGGGGATACCGGTAGGAGTCATAAATCGTTTGCCCCATTATTACCGTTATTTGAGTTCACTTATGGCAAGGGATGTGGAAAGAATATCATCCCGGGAACTGGCTTCAAAACTCGGGGTTACGGCATCCCAGATAAGACAGGACCTCAGCTATTTTGGATGTTTTGGTCAGCCAGGATATGGTTACCGGGTTCAGGAGCTTCAGGCAGAGATAGGTAAAATACTCGGGGTTAATGAAAATATGCATATGGTTCTGGTGGGGGCCGGGAATCTGGGGATGGCCCTGATGAAATACCCTAATTTCAGGAGAAGAGGTTTTTATATAAGAGCCATTTTCGACAGTGATATAAATAAAATTGGACAGGAAGTTGAAGGGATTGAAATAAAACCGGTCAGTGAACTTGAAAAGTATCTTTCCAGGTTTAATGTAGATATTGGTATTATTGCTACACCCGCCGGAGCAGCTCCGGAAATTGCCAGTATTTTTATGAATGGAGGCGTAAAGGGGATCTGGAATTTTGCTCCGGTTAGTTTAAACCCTGAAGAGGGGGTGGTTATAGAAAACGTCCACATCAGTGAGAGTTTAATGACACTTTCTTATAAAGTAAAAGAGAAAGACAAATAA
- the hisZ gene encoding ATP phosphoribosyltransferase regulatory subunit, whose amino-acid sequence MTENILNSPGGMRSYLDSIAFQLEEIQDRIKGVFRQWAYRPIITPTLEYYESLTTGIGEKYKKQMYKFIDYEGNILALRPEMTAPIARTVANKIDELCLPQRLSYRAPVFRYEEPQTGKNREIYQIGVELIGEKSPGADAEVIMLAVESLKSSGLTDFQIDIGHAGFLNGVIEELKVTDSQGEQIKRWLNKKDMVSIRDFTSRVEIKNINKLLGIVRLRGKKEVLQRAKRLINNDKSKKALKDLELVYEYLCDYGVDNYVNFDLTLIRGFEYYTGIVFEAFTENLGYTICGGGRYDSLIYQYCGKEIPAIGFAIGIERVRLGLLNQGQELETPEIDVMVVFSYQARKPALEAIKKYRKQGLNVLQIEKEEVDQEFIKKHLKTGVKKIISFCEYSSNQKIKVIDDRGNIELLTPGGDLP is encoded by the coding sequence ATGACAGAGAATATTTTAAATTCACCGGGGGGAATGAGGAGTTATCTTGATTCAATAGCATTTCAACTGGAAGAGATCCAGGATAGAATAAAAGGTGTATTTAGACAGTGGGCCTATAGACCAATAATTACCCCTACTCTGGAATATTATGAGTCCCTAACTACCGGTATCGGCGAGAAATATAAAAAACAGATGTATAAGTTTATAGATTATGAAGGTAATATTTTAGCCCTGAGACCGGAGATGACGGCTCCTATTGCCAGGACGGTAGCCAACAAAATAGATGAGCTGTGCCTGCCACAACGCTTATCATACCGGGCTCCGGTTTTCAGATACGAAGAACCACAGACCGGGAAAAACCGGGAAATATACCAGATAGGGGTTGAATTAATCGGAGAAAAGAGCCCGGGAGCTGATGCTGAAGTTATCATGCTGGCTGTTGAATCCCTTAAAAGTAGTGGTTTAACTGATTTTCAGATTGATATAGGCCATGCCGGGTTTTTAAATGGGGTTATTGAAGAATTAAAGGTCACAGATAGTCAGGGGGAACAGATTAAACGATGGTTAAATAAAAAGGATATGGTCAGTATAAGGGATTTTACCAGTAGAGTGGAGATTAAAAATATTAATAAATTACTGGGAATAGTCCGTCTGAGAGGCAAAAAAGAGGTGCTGCAAAGGGCAAAAAGACTGATCAATAATGATAAATCAAAAAAAGCTCTAAAGGATTTAGAACTGGTCTATGAATACCTGTGCGATTATGGAGTAGATAATTATGTTAATTTTGATCTGACCCTGATCAGGGGTTTTGAATATTATACCGGTATTGTCTTTGAAGCCTTTACCGAAAATCTTGGTTATACCATCTGTGGGGGAGGCAGGTATGATAGCTTAATATACCAGTATTGTGGAAAAGAGATTCCGGCTATTGGTTTTGCCATTGGAATTGAAAGGGTCAGGCTGGGTCTTTTGAATCAGGGTCAGGAATTGGAGACACCAGAGATTGATGTTATGGTTGTTTTTTCATATCAGGCCAGAAAACCAGCCCTTGAGGCGATAAAAAAATACAGGAAACAGGGGTTAAATGTTCTTCAGATTGAAAAAGAAGAGGTGGATCAAGAATTTATTAAAAAACACCTGAAAACAGGGGTTAAAAAAATTATTTCATTCTGTGAATACTCCAGTAACCAGAAAATTAAAGTTATTGATGACAGGGGAAACATCGAGCTATTGACACCCGGGGGTGATTTGCCATGA
- a CDS encoding NAD(P)/FAD-dependent oxidoreductase: protein MASKEYDVIIVGAGPTGIFTALELINKESDLKVVILEKGNNLKDRECPMNVKNTNCVKCKSCSIVSGWGGAGAFSDGKLSLSPDIGGHLDEYIGKENLSELIKYADKLYLKFGAPDRIFGVDSDKVQDIKEKAVKANLKFIPARLRHLGTGYSKTVLQAMQDFIAEKGVDIRFGVNVKELLVEDATIKGVKTKEGEIIYGDYVVTAPGRENAEWLTLEAERLGIETTINPVDIGVRVECPAVITKELTDNIYESKLIYQTPTFDDKVRTFCMSPYGQVVNENNQGLITVNGHSHAEIKTENTNFALLVSKTFTEPFHEPITYGKNIAKLANLLGGGVLVQRLGDLLDGHRSTPERIARGIVEPTLKEATPGDLSLVLPYRHLKDIIEMIEVLDNLAPGLYSRDTLLYGVEVKFYSSRLEVNDEMETRINNLYAGGDGAGITRGLMQASVSGILIARSILNKV from the coding sequence ATGGCCAGCAAAGAATATGATGTAATCATTGTAGGAGCCGGGCCAACCGGCATTTTTACTGCATTGGAGTTAATTAATAAGGAATCTGATCTTAAGGTAGTAATACTGGAAAAAGGGAATAATTTAAAAGATAGAGAATGTCCGATGAATGTCAAAAATACTAACTGTGTTAAGTGTAAGAGTTGTTCAATAGTTTCCGGCTGGGGAGGAGCCGGGGCTTTCAGTGATGGGAAATTATCACTGTCACCGGATATCGGTGGTCATTTAGATGAATATATAGGCAAAGAGAATTTGTCTGAACTTATTAAGTATGCTGATAAACTTTATTTGAAATTTGGAGCTCCTGACCGTATTTTTGGAGTTGATAGCGATAAAGTTCAGGATATTAAGGAAAAAGCGGTTAAAGCTAACTTAAAATTTATACCCGCCAGGTTAAGGCATTTAGGCACCGGTTATAGTAAGACTGTCCTCCAGGCCATGCAGGACTTTATAGCTGAAAAAGGAGTAGATATCAGGTTCGGGGTTAATGTAAAAGAATTACTGGTGGAGGATGCGACAATAAAGGGAGTTAAAACTAAAGAAGGGGAAATTATTTATGGTGATTATGTAGTAACAGCTCCAGGTCGGGAAAATGCTGAATGGTTAACCCTGGAAGCAGAAAGGCTGGGGATTGAGACCACTATCAACCCTGTTGATATCGGCGTCAGGGTTGAGTGTCCGGCTGTAATTACCAAAGAGCTAACAGACAATATATATGAATCAAAGTTAATTTACCAGACCCCGACTTTTGATGATAAAGTCAGGACCTTCTGTATGTCACCATATGGGCAGGTGGTTAATGAAAATAATCAGGGCCTTATCACCGTAAACGGGCATAGTCATGCTGAAATTAAAACCGAGAACACCAATTTTGCCCTTCTGGTCAGTAAAACATTTACTGAACCCTTCCATGAACCCATTACCTATGGTAAAAATATTGCTAAACTGGCCAATCTACTAGGTGGTGGGGTGTTGGTACAGAGGCTTGGTGACCTCCTCGATGGACATCGATCAACCCCGGAAAGGATTGCCCGGGGAATCGTGGAACCAACCCTGAAGGAGGCTACACCGGGTGATTTAAGTCTGGTATTACCATACCGCCATCTTAAAGATATTATTGAAATGATTGAAGTCCTTGATAACCTGGCTCCGGGGCTGTATTCGCGGGATACCTTACTATATGGGGTAGAGGTTAAATTCTATTCTTCACGCCTTGAGGTCAATGATGAGATGGAGACCAGAATTAACAATCTGTATGCCGGTGGAGATGGTGCCGGTATTACCCGGGGTTTAATGCAGGCTTCGGTTTCAGGTATTCTTATTGCCAGGAGTATTCTTAATAAAGTATAA
- the adhE gene encoding bifunctional acetaldehyde-CoA/alcohol dehydrogenase produces MAKAVLEKSVDKATKEKKEIRKGLKIEDSINKLVERANEAARKFKDYDQEQVDRIVKKMALAANDKHIELAKMAHRETGMGVYEDKITKNLFASEYVYNYLRDKKTAGILNKNIEENYIEVAEPIGVVAALTPVTNPTSTTIFKALICMKTRNPVIFSFHPRAMKCSIEAARILKEAAIKAGAPENCISWIEEPSIEATNYLMKHPEVDLILATGGSGMVKAAYSSGKPALGVGPGNVPCYIEKTANIKQAVSDLILSKTFDNGMICASEQAVVVDKEIAAEVKKFMQENGCYFVSKKESEKLARVAVDQERGAMNPAVVGQPARKIAKMAGIKVPDDTKILVAELKGVGENYPLSREKLSPILGWYVVKDYREGIKRCEEITEFGGLGHSSVLHSNDEKVIDEFSRRLRTGRLIINSPSSQGAIGDMYNFNVPSLTLGCGSMGKNSTTDNVNVDNLINKKRVAMRKERMKWVKVPPRIYFEYGSLRYLSGVRGERAFIITDKTMSQLGFIDKVEEHLSVAGVQTRVFDSVEPDPSVETVLNGCQEMNEFKPDIIIALGGGSPMDAAKGMWLFYEHPETRFEDLKMKFNDIRKRVYKFPRLGKKATFIAVPTTSGTGSEVTAFSVITDKKRNIKYPLADYELTPDIAIIDPELVLTVPQSVTADTGLDVLTHAIEAYVSVMASDYTDALAEKAIKLVFEYLPRAYKNGNDREARKKMHNASCIAGMAFTNAFLGLNHSMAHILGGKFHIPHGRANAILLPHVIRYNAGKPSKLASFPQYDYPRAGERYAEIARILGLPASTTEEGVESLVKAITDLMRELNIPLSLEEAGVNHNKFEKELEDMADIAHNDQCTGTNPRMPLVNEIKEIYRQAYKGVSIKDKKKVRNA; encoded by the coding sequence ATGGCTAAAGCGGTATTAGAAAAAAGTGTTGATAAGGCTACAAAGGAAAAGAAAGAGATTAGAAAAGGTTTAAAGATTGAAGATAGTATCAACAAACTGGTAGAAAGGGCAAATGAAGCTGCCAGGAAGTTTAAAGATTATGACCAGGAACAGGTTGACAGGATTGTAAAAAAGATGGCTCTGGCCGCCAATGATAAACATATTGAACTTGCTAAAATGGCCCATCGGGAAACAGGAATGGGGGTCTATGAAGATAAAATAACTAAAAATCTTTTTGCTTCTGAGTATGTTTATAACTATCTCAGGGATAAGAAAACAGCTGGAATTTTAAATAAAAACATTGAAGAAAATTATATTGAGGTTGCAGAACCAATCGGGGTTGTAGCTGCTTTAACTCCTGTTACCAATCCTACTTCTACTACTATTTTTAAGGCTTTAATATGTATGAAGACCAGGAATCCAGTTATTTTTAGTTTCCATCCCCGGGCTATGAAGTGTAGTATTGAAGCAGCCCGGATCTTGAAGGAAGCTGCTATTAAGGCCGGTGCTCCTGAGAATTGCATTAGCTGGATTGAAGAACCATCTATTGAGGCTACCAACTATTTAATGAAACATCCTGAGGTGGATTTAATTCTGGCTACCGGTGGTTCTGGAATGGTAAAAGCAGCCTATTCCAGTGGCAAACCAGCTCTGGGGGTTGGACCCGGTAATGTTCCCTGCTATATAGAAAAGACAGCCAATATAAAGCAGGCCGTATCTGACCTTATTTTGAGTAAAACCTTTGATAATGGTATGATCTGTGCCTCTGAACAGGCTGTAGTCGTTGATAAAGAAATTGCTGCTGAGGTTAAAAAGTTCATGCAGGAAAATGGTTGTTATTTTGTCAGTAAAAAGGAGTCAGAAAAACTGGCCAGAGTGGCAGTGGACCAGGAAAGGGGTGCCATGAATCCGGCTGTAGTCGGTCAACCTGCCCGTAAAATTGCCAAGATGGCCGGCATTAAAGTGCCTGATGACACCAAAATCCTGGTAGCAGAACTTAAGGGAGTTGGAGAGAATTACCCCCTGTCCCGGGAAAAATTAAGCCCGATTCTCGGCTGGTATGTTGTCAAAGACTATCGTGAAGGAATAAAACGGTGTGAAGAGATAACAGAATTTGGAGGACTTGGACATTCTTCTGTGCTTCACAGTAATGATGAAAAAGTAATTGATGAATTCAGTCGGAGATTGAGGACCGGTAGATTAATTATTAATTCACCTTCATCCCAGGGAGCAATAGGAGATATGTATAACTTTAATGTCCCTTCCCTGACCCTGGGTTGTGGTTCTATGGGTAAAAACTCAACAACCGATAATGTCAATGTTGATAATTTAATTAATAAGAAGAGGGTAGCCATGAGAAAGGAAAGGATGAAATGGGTTAAAGTTCCTCCCAGGATATATTTTGAATATGGTTCCCTTCGCTATCTGTCAGGAGTTAGAGGTGAGAGGGCCTTTATAATTACTGATAAGACTATGTCCCAGCTTGGTTTTATTGATAAGGTTGAAGAACATCTATCTGTAGCCGGTGTCCAGACCAGGGTATTTGACAGTGTTGAGCCTGATCCATCAGTAGAAACGGTATTAAATGGTTGCCAGGAGATGAATGAATTTAAACCTGATATCATCATTGCCCTGGGTGGGGGTTCCCCGATGGATGCTGCTAAAGGTATGTGGCTATTCTATGAACACCCGGAAACCAGGTTTGAAGATCTGAAGATGAAGTTTAATGATATTAGAAAAAGGGTTTATAAATTCCCCAGGCTGGGTAAAAAGGCTACTTTTATTGCAGTACCTACAACATCAGGAACCGGTTCTGAGGTAACCGCCTTTTCAGTAATAACTGATAAGAAACGTAATATTAAGTATCCACTGGCTGATTATGAACTTACCCCTGATATTGCTATAATTGATCCAGAACTGGTCCTGACAGTTCCCCAGTCAGTAACAGCAGATACAGGACTGGATGTTTTGACCCATGCTATTGAGGCCTATGTTTCGGTTATGGCTTCTGATTACACTGATGCCCTGGCTGAAAAGGCTATCAAGCTGGTATTTGAATATCTCCCCCGGGCTTATAAGAATGGTAATGACCGGGAAGCAAGAAAGAAGATGCATAATGCTTCCTGTATTGCCGGAATGGCCTTTACTAATGCATTCCTGGGGCTTAACCACAGTATGGCCCATATACTGGGAGGTAAGTTTCATATCCCTCACGGCCGGGCTAATGCAATTTTATTGCCACATGTTATTAGATATAATGCCGGGAAACCAAGTAAGCTGGCCAGCTTCCCCCAGTATGATTATCCTCGGGCAGGAGAAAGGTATGCTGAAATAGCCAGAATACTGGGACTTCCCGCTTCCACTACAGAAGAAGGGGTTGAAAGCCTGGTTAAAGCCATAACAGACCTGATGAGAGAATTAAATATCCCCCTTTCTCTGGAAGAAGCCGGGGTAAATCACAACAAGTTCGAAAAAGAACTCGAAGATATGGCTGATATTGCCCATAATGACCAGTGTACTGGAACTAACCCCAGAATGCCGCTGGTCAATGAAATCAAGGAGATCTATCGTCAGGCGTATAAAGGGGTCAGTATTAAAGATAAAAAGAAAGTCCGTAATGCTTAG
- the hisG gene encoding ATP phosphoribosyltransferase: protein MKSVITALPKGRLMGEVIDILKQSGFISNNIDINTLSRQLVFHDKKTRNSFLLAKPKDVPVYVEHGAADLGITGKDVLLEHGRNLYEMVDLGVGKCKLVVAVPESKGYKSLADIPEYSRVATSYPEIVKKFFQGKGIQVEVIKLNGSVELAPLVDLADVIVDISSTGTTLKKNNLIPMETIVTSSARLVVNNVSYKIKHKQISELINKINEVVKSGNTEISRK, encoded by the coding sequence ATGAAATCAGTTATTACAGCCCTTCCCAAGGGAAGATTGATGGGAGAGGTTATAGATATCCTTAAACAAAGTGGGTTTATATCCAATAATATTGATATTAATACTTTATCCAGGCAGCTGGTTTTTCATGATAAAAAAACCCGTAATTCTTTTTTGCTGGCCAAACCTAAAGATGTCCCTGTATATGTGGAACACGGGGCGGCAGACCTGGGGATCACCGGTAAGGATGTCCTGTTAGAACATGGTCGTAATTTATATGAAATGGTTGATCTTGGGGTCGGTAAATGCAAACTGGTAGTAGCTGTTCCCGAGAGTAAAGGTTATAAAAGCCTGGCCGATATACCAGAATATAGCCGGGTTGCTACATCCTATCCTGAAATTGTTAAGAAGTTTTTTCAGGGAAAGGGTATTCAGGTAGAGGTTATAAAACTCAATGGTTCTGTAGAACTGGCTCCCCTGGTAGATCTGGCTGATGTTATTGTAGATATATCTTCTACAGGAACCACTCTGAAAAAAAATAACCTTATACCTATGGAGACAATTGTAACCTCATCAGCCCGTTTAGTAGTTAATAATGTGAGTTATAAAATTAAACATAAGCAAATAAGTGAGTTAATCAATAAAATCAATGAGGTGGTCAAGAGTGGAAATACTGAGATATCCAGAAAATAA
- a CDS encoding PrsW family intramembrane metalloprotease gives MWVWYFYRQDRYDPEPLSLIIRDFIWGILIVIPISIIESPFSRFLTPDTPLLILFFSSIIFVGLVEEGGKSLVTYRLHYRNTEFDEPVDGIIYGITVGLGFAAAENLFYTIMFGYQVGLIRAVVTSLAHASFTGIFGYYLGQAKIKGNQGLILKGFILVSILHGLYDFFVIGQIMGFVTTVLVVVALQIYLASLIRLTTENSPFK, from the coding sequence TTGTGGGTCTGGTATTTTTACCGCCAGGACAGATATGATCCGGAACCCCTCAGTTTAATCATCAGGGATTTTATCTGGGGGATTTTAATTGTTATTCCCATTAGTATTATTGAATCACCATTCAGCCGGTTTTTAACCCCTGATACTCCCTTGCTTATTCTCTTTTTTTCCTCGATTATATTTGTGGGTCTGGTTGAAGAAGGGGGGAAATCACTGGTTACCTACCGTCTCCATTACCGAAACACTGAATTTGATGAGCCTGTTGATGGTATTATTTATGGTATTACAGTAGGACTGGGGTTTGCGGCAGCCGAAAATCTTTTTTATACGATTATGTTTGGCTACCAGGTTGGACTTATCAGGGCGGTGGTTACCAGTCTGGCCCATGCTTCCTTTACCGGTATATTTGGTTATTACCTTGGTCAGGCAAAAATAAAAGGGAACCAGGGGCTGATATTAAAGGGTTTTATTCTGGTAAGTATCCTCCATGGACTTTATGATTTTTTTGTCATAGGTCAGATAATGGGTTTTGTAACTACCGTCCTGGTAGTGGTGGCTCTGCAAATATATCTGGCTTCTTTAATACGGTTAACAACAGAAAACTCTCCTTTTAAATAA
- a CDS encoding aspartyl-phosphate phosphatase Spo0E family protein produces the protein MSQIFVTKEKKYEELLDKLRNRARRYNLCSEEVVEISQEIDEYVLKAMKKYSAQVS, from the coding sequence ATGAGTCAAATTTTTGTTACCAAGGAAAAAAAGTATGAAGAGCTTCTGGACAAGCTAAGGAACAGAGCCCGTAGATATAACCTTTGCTCAGAAGAAGTTGTAGAAATAAGTCAGGAAATTGATGAGTATGTCTTAAAAGCAATGAAGAAGTACAGTGCTCAGGTAAGCTAG
- a CDS encoding 4Fe-4S dicluster domain-containing protein → MGIRIDKGKCTGCPGRDEPPCVKYCPGNLIVIAPETKKARIRGQRDCWDCMVCVKSCPFGAIETRLPFQLAGFGASLKPEVAKDKIVWKLKDADGNTEIFEVLTKKV, encoded by the coding sequence ATGGGTATCAGGATAGATAAAGGGAAGTGCACGGGATGTCCGGGAAGGGATGAACCACCCTGTGTCAAGTATTGCCCCGGGAACCTTATTGTTATTGCCCCGGAAACTAAAAAGGCCCGCATCCGGGGGCAGAGGGATTGCTGGGATTGTATGGTCTGTGTTAAATCATGTCCCTTTGGAGCCATAGAAACCAGGTTACCCTTTCAACTGGCCGGTTTTGGAGCCAGTTTGAAACCAGAGGTAGCTAAGGATAAAATTGTCTGGAAGTTAAAGGATGCCGATGGAAATACAGAAATCTTTGAAGTCTTAACAAAAAAGGTATAA
- a CDS encoding adenylyl-sulfate reductase subunit alpha has translation MIVKKKDIEVKVMDTDLLIIGGGTAGCMAAIRAKELDPDVDVLIMEKAHIRRSGCLASGMNAINAYLNPGETPESFVRYVRADAMGLVREDLLLGMARRLNQVVHKVESWGLPIEKDKQGNYVPRGRWNIKINGESLKPIIADKAIESGARVLNRVTVTNLITTEDGSVMGAMGFGIRDGVFYVVKAGATIVATGGAAGIYKPNNDGSAHHKMWYSPFNTGAGYAIGIRAGAEMTSFEMRFIALRTKDVIAPTGTLALGFGATQVNARGERFMAKKFRHLGSEGAPTPIRVYGPTREIKEGRGPVFMDTTHLSEEEVRDLKKSYLNMYPDIVLFWAANKIDPGQEPLEIQGTEPYLVGGHAQAGYWITEKRETTLPGLYAAGDVAGGAPYKFVSGAWAEGEIAAENALEYLRNNYYREDKKYVAQVIEREIMRVYAPLRRRDGVKAEEMEERLQKIMDQYAGGVSRYYEMNEDELKLARKLLKKMRGQVKYLRAEDYHKLMLCHEVLDRLDVASVLVEHLLYRRETRWPAYQSRVDYPDRNDREWLKFVNSRLEGNKVSIIERPYKQIVPGDRYLP, from the coding sequence ATGATTGTGAAGAAAAAGGATATAGAAGTTAAAGTAATGGATACAGATTTGCTGATTATTGGTGGAGGGACGGCCGGGTGCATGGCTGCCATCAGGGCAAAAGAGTTAGATCCTGATGTAGACGTATTAATTATGGAAAAGGCTCATATAAGACGGAGTGGTTGTCTGGCCAGTGGTATGAATGCCATCAATGCCTATTTAAATCCGGGTGAAACTCCGGAAAGTTTTGTCAGGTATGTCAGGGCAGATGCTATGGGGCTTGTTAGAGAGGATTTACTTTTGGGTATGGCCCGGAGATTAAACCAGGTAGTACATAAGGTTGAATCATGGGGCCTACCGATTGAAAAGGATAAACAGGGAAATTATGTACCCCGGGGCCGGTGGAATATAAAAATAAACGGGGAATCACTCAAACCTATTATTGCCGATAAGGCCATTGAATCCGGAGCCAGGGTTTTAAACAGGGTTACGGTTACCAATCTTATAACCACAGAGGATGGAAGTGTTATGGGAGCCATGGGCTTTGGAATTCGTGATGGGGTGTTTTATGTGGTAAAGGCCGGGGCTACCATAGTGGCTACCGGGGGGGCGGCCGGTATATATAAACCGAATAATGATGGATCAGCCCATCATAAAATGTGGTATTCCCCCTTTAATACTGGGGCCGGTTATGCAATAGGCATCAGGGCTGGAGCCGAGATGACATCCTTTGAAATGAGGTTTATTGCCCTGAGGACCAAAGATGTCATTGCTCCGACAGGAACCCTGGCCCTGGGATTTGGGGCAACCCAGGTTAACGCCCGGGGGGAAAGGTTTATGGCAAAAAAATTCAGACACCTCGGTTCTGAAGGGGCTCCAACTCCCATCAGGGTTTATGGTCCAACCCGGGAGATAAAAGAAGGAAGAGGTCCGGTTTTTATGGATACCACCCATTTGTCTGAGGAAGAGGTAAGGGATTTAAAGAAATCATATTTAAATATGTATCCCGATATTGTTTTGTTCTGGGCTGCAAATAAGATTGATCCCGGCCAGGAACCCCTTGAAATCCAGGGTACAGAACCGTACCTGGTAGGGGGGCATGCCCAGGCCGGTTACTGGATTACAGAAAAAAGAGAAACAACCCTGCCGGGTCTTTATGCAGCCGGTGATGTGGCCGGAGGTGCCCCGTATAAATTTGTCAGTGGAGCCTGGGCTGAAGGAGAAATCGCTGCCGAAAATGCCCTTGAATATCTCCGCAACAATTATTACAGAGAAGATAAAAAATATGTTGCCCAGGTTATCGAACGGGAAATAATGAGGGTATATGCCCCGCTGAGGAGAAGGGATGGGGTTAAGGCTGAGGAAATGGAAGAACGACTCCAGAAAATAATGGACCAGTATGCTGGAGGGGTAAGTCGGTATTATGAGATGAATGAAGATGAGTTAAAACTGGCCCGAAAATTACTTAAAAAGATGCGGGGTCAGGTAAAATATCTCAGAGCTGAAGACTACCATAAGCTAATGCTCTGTCATGAAGTGCTTGATAGACTGGATGTTGCCTCAGTTCTGGTTGAACACCTTTTATATAGACGGGAAACCAGGTGGCCTGCCTATCAGAGCAGAGTTGATTACCCGGATAGAAATGATCGGGAGTGGTTAAAGTTTGTAAATAGTCGACTTGAAGGTAATAAAGTTAGTATTATAGAAAGGCCCTATAAACAGATAGTTCCTGGAGACAGGTATTTACCCTGA
- a CDS encoding endonuclease III domain-containing protein — MSGCRGVFSNITWKAGLNEIYHRLYKKFGPQHWWPADSRFEVIIGAILTQAVSWQNVEKAIENLKKHKVLYPEELLHLEEEILAKMIKPAGYYNMKARKIKAFINFLFEDYGGSLDEMFQEPLSKIRDKLLEVYGIGPETADSILLYAGEFPVFVIDAYTKRIFSRIGYIEENIGYHTLQKMIMDNLPARTGIYNEYHALLVALGKEICKKNNPLCEKCPLNRK, encoded by the coding sequence ATGTCTGGGTGCCGGGGAGTATTCAGTAACATAACATGGAAAGCAGGTCTTAACGAAATCTATCACAGGCTTTATAAAAAATTCGGTCCCCAGCACTGGTGGCCCGCTGACTCCCGGTTTGAAGTTATTATCGGAGCAATTTTGACTCAGGCAGTTAGCTGGCAAAATGTTGAAAAGGCTATAGAAAATTTAAAAAAACATAAGGTCTTATATCCTGAAGAATTGTTACATCTGGAAGAGGAAATACTGGCGAAGATGATAAAACCGGCCGGTTATTATAATATGAAGGCCAGAAAAATTAAAGCCTTTATTAACTTTTTGTTTGAGGACTACGGGGGAAGTCTTGATGAAATGTTTCAGGAACCCCTTTCAAAAATCAGGGATAAACTGCTTGAGGTTTACGGCATAGGGCCTGAAACCGCTGATTCTATATTATTGTATGCTGGGGAGTTTCCTGTTTTTGTAATTGATGCTTACACAAAGCGTATTTTTAGCCGGATTGGTTATATAGAGGAAAACATAGGTTACCATACCTTGCAGAAAATGATTATGGACAACCTGCCTGCCAGAACCGGGATATACAATGAATACCATGCTCTTTTAGTGGCCCTGGGAAAAGAAATATGTAAAAAGAATAACCCCCTGTGTGAAAAATGTCCCCTTAACAGGAAATAA